From one Triticum aestivum cultivar Chinese Spring chromosome 4B, IWGSC CS RefSeq v2.1, whole genome shotgun sequence genomic stretch:
- the LOC123094559 gene encoding dirigent protein 21 encodes MASSKTLLLVLCAAAAAAMLSPASAADDLTKFKVYFHDVLAGKSPTAIRIAQAASTNSSSTFFGAVVAIDDPLTTTPAVTGSAKSKDEVGRAQGSYTFADQATFGLLMNMNFVFTAGDYKGSSLTIYGRNEVLSAVREMSIIGGTGKFRMARGYVQASTVDSGAKSGETVVEYTVYVKAAAA; translated from the coding sequence ATGGCCAGCAGCAAGACATTGCTCCTCGTCCTGtgcgcggcggctgcggctgcgatGCTGAGCCCGGCTTCCGCGGCGGACGACCTGACCAAGTTCAAGGTGTACTTCCACGACGTGCTAGCGGGGAAGAGCCCGACGGCGATCCGGATTGCTCAGGCCGCGTCCACCAACAGCTCCTCCACCTTCTTCGGCGCGGTGGTGGCCATCGACGACCCGCTCACCACTACCCCCGCCGTCACGGGCTCCGCCAAATCCAAGGACGAGGTGGGCCGCGCGCAGGGGAGTTACACGTTCGCCGACCAGGCCACCTTCGGGCTCCTCATGAACATGAACTTCGTGTTCACCGCCGGGGACTACAAGGGCAGCAGCCTGACCATCTACGGCCGCAACGAGGTGCTTTCGGCGGTGAGGGAGATGAGCATCATCGGGGGCACGGGCAAGTTCCGCATGGCTCGCGGCTACGTCCAGGCGAGCACCGTGGACTCCGGTGCCAAGTCCGGCGAGACCGTCGTCGAGTACACTGTCTACGTCAAGGCTGCGGCGGCGTAG